The Candidatus Nealsonbacteria bacterium region TCATATCTTTCAAATATTCTTTTTCAAAGAATCTGGCTAATTTTAGGGTAGTTGTTTTTCTTTCTTTCGCCCGGTTTATAATCTTATCATCAATATCAGTGATATTTTGAAGATAAAAAAGATTAAATCCTTTTTCTCTCAAATATCCGGCAATTATATCAAAAATAATATAGGTTCTGGCGTGTCCGAGATGGGCAAAGTCGTAAGGAGTAATGCCGCAAACAAAAAGATTAACTTTTCCGTTTTTTATTGGTTTAAACGTTTCTTTTTTTCCGGAGAGAGTGTTGTAAAGTTTAAGATTCATATTGATTTAATATTATCAGAAAATCAGGGGACTTTCAAATTTAGACAAAACATNNNNNNNNNNNNNNNNNNNNNNNNNNNNNNNNNNNNNNNNNNNNNNNNNNNNNNNNNNNNNNNNNNNNNNNNNNNNNNNNNNGTTTCTATGGCTATGTTTTATTTTCCGACTTCCCGAACCGAAAAAGCCGTTCTTTTAACAATGATATTTGCCGTCTTGGGATTAGAACTAATAAACTCTGTTTTTGAAAGATTTCTAAATTTTCTTCAACCGGAAAGCGATGAAAGGGTCAGAAAAATTAAAGATGTTATGTCGGCTATCGTTCTATTGGCGATTCTGGGTTCAATTATGATTGGCCTAATCGTTTTTTTGCCCCATTTTTTAGGATTTTTAAAATAATAAAATTTAATGACAAATTTGGTCTTATATCGAAAATATCGTCCCCAGAAATTTTCTGAAATTATCGGTCAGGAACATATAATCCAGACCCTAACCAATGCCCTCTCTTCAGGAATGATTTCCCACGCCTATTTGTTTGCCGGGCCAAGAGGCAGCGGAAAAACAACCATGGCTCGACTTTTAGCCAAAGCCATAAATTGCTATAATCGCCGGGATGGTCAATTTGAGCCATGTCA contains the following coding sequences:
- a CDS encoding diacylglycerol kinase is translated as VSMAMFYFPTSRTEKAVLLTMIFAVLGLELINSVFERFLNFLQPESDERVRKIKDVMSAIVLLAILGSIMIGLIVFLPHFLGFLK